TGTACCGCACCTGCCCCGCCGACGAGATGACCTGGAAGAGGTCGTCGTCGGGGAACCCGAGCGTCTCGGTCAGTGCCTGGTGGACGGCGTCGCCGAGGGCGGCCAGGGTCGCGTCGTCGTGGGTGGGCAGGGCGTCGATTCGTACCAGGGGCATGACCGCACTGTACATACCAGTAGGTACAGAAGGCCGCGGTGTCGTCGCACCGGGGTGCTGCGGCAAAATGGGGGCATGAGCACATCGACGCTGCCCGAGGTCGACACCCGTCCGGAGTCCACCGAGGAGACCGACAGCGATCAGCCGAAGGTCTTCCACTACGTGCGCAAGGACAAGATCGCCGAAAGCGCGGTCATGGGCACGCACGTGGTGGCGCTGTGCGGCGAGGTCTTCCCCGTCACCCGCTCGCCCAAGCCCGGGTCGCCCGTGTGCCCGGCCTGCAAGGAGATCTACGAGGGGTTGCGGCCCGGTCCCGAGGGCGACGACTGAGACGGTTGATCGGCGAGGGGGTCGCGCGCCGGGGCCTCCTCGTGCTTGCGCGGCCTGCGCAGCGGCTGGGCGGTGCGCTCCCACAGTGACGGCGAGTCGCCGCGCAGGCGGTCCTGGGCGCGTTCCATCTCCAGCCGCCGCCACTTGCGCCGCTGGCGGCGCGTCATCTTCGCCGGCCACAGCTCCTGGATCGCGGCGTTGAAGTACGCGCCGCTGACGATCGCCATGCCGATGAAGTAGGTGAACAGCAGGAACGCGATCGGCGTGGCCAGCGCGCCGTAGGTGTAGCCGGTGCTGGTGATCCAGGACAGGTAGATCCGCAGCCCGATACTGGCGAGCAGGAAGATCACCATCGCCAGCACCGCGCCGGGCAGGCCGCGGTGCCAGGGCAGGCGCCGCGGCAGGGCGAGCTTGTACAGCGTTGCCACGGCCAGGACCAGCAGCAGCCCGATCACCGGGTAGTACAGCCAGCTGATCCACGTGGTGATCGTCGGCGCCCAGCTGTCCGGCAGGAAGTCGATCAGGACGTCCGGTCCGATCGCGATGATCGGCAGTCCGACCACCAGCAGGACGAGGCTCGCCAGGTAGAGCAGCAGCGCGTAGATCCGCTGCCAGACCTCGTTGCGCACGCCGTACTGGTCGTGCGCCACCGTGATCGCGTCGACGAACGACGACATCGCCGACGAGCCCGCCCACAGCGAGATCAGGAATCCGACCGAGACGATCTCGCCCTTGCCGATGGTGAGGATGTCATCGACCGTGGGCGAGATGATCTGGTTGACCACGTTGCCGCTGAAGATCTTGTCCGCGAACGTGATGATCCGGTCGTGCACCGTCCGCACGAAGCCCGGGCCGAACCAGTCGCCCATGAAACCGAGACTGCCCAGCAGGCCCAGCAGCAGCGGTGGCAGGGACAGCGTCTGCCAGAACGCGGCCTCCGCCGACTCGGAGAAGATGTTGCTGTCCCACGCCTTGTTCAGCGTGCGGCTGAGCAGGCGCACCGGCCCCTTGCGGCGGGCGGTGCCTCCGGGCGTCTCGTCGGACGGTGCACTCATGTCAGCCCCAAGCATGGCGGACGTGGCTGGATTTGGCTTGTCAAGACCTGTGGTGTGTTCAACTCCGCCGTGCCGTTCGCCGCGACTGTCGGTGGGGGCGGGTAATCTCCGGTGAGCCGCCCTCACCCCCGTCCGGCGTCGCGGCCGGGCAGTTCCGTGGGGGCATTCGCATGTCGCGTTCCATCGTCGGCGAGAGGAGGGGGAGGAATCCCTTGTCGGACACGGCCCAGGGTAATCGGACCGATCAGGGCTTCGCCGCACCCGAGCCCCAGCACGACTCCACCGCCCGCCCGCTGCGGGCCTGGCAGCGCCGGGCGCTGACGAAGTACCTGAGCACCAAGCCGCAGGACTTCCTCGCCGTCGCGACGCCGGGCGCGGGTAAAACGGTGTTCGGCCTGCGCATCGCGGCGGAGCTGCTGTCCGACCGGACGGTCGAGGCGGTCACGATCGTGACCCCGACCGAGCACCTCAAGCACCAGTGGGCCGCCTCCGCGGCGATGGCCGGCATCCCGATCGACTCGAACTACCGCAACGGCCAGGGCGCGGTCGCGGCCGACTACCGCGGTGTGGCGCTGACGTACGCGCAGGTGGCGGCCCACCCGACGCTGCACCGGGTGCGCACCGAAGGCCGCAAGACGCTGGTCATCCTCGACGAGATCCACCACGGCGGTGACGCGAAGTCCTGGGGCGACGCGATCCGGGAGGCGTTCACGCCGGCGGTGCGGCGAGTGGCGCTGACCGGGACACCGTTCCGCAGCGATGATTCGCCCATCCCGTTCGTCACCTACGAGCCGGACGCCGACGGCTCGCTGCGCAGCAAGGCCGACCACTCCTACGGCTACGCCGACGCGCTCGCCGACGGCGTCGTCCGGCCGGTCGTGTTCCTCGCCTACAGCGGCGAGGCGTCCTGGCGCACCAGCGCGGGGGAGGAGTTCACCGCACGCCTGGGCGAGCCGCTGACGGCTGAGCAGACGGCCCGCGCGTGGCGCACGGCGCTGGATCCCGGGGGCGAGTGGATCCCGTCGGTCCTGCAGGCCGCCGACACGCGGCTGCAGCAGCTGCGCAGCGGTGGGATCCCGGACGCGGGCGGCCTGGTCATCGCCACCGACCAGGAGTCCGCGCGCGCCTACGCCAAGATCCTCGCCCGCATCACCGGCGAGGCACCCACCGTGGTGCTCTCCGACGACCCGAAGGCGACCGCCCGGATCAGCGAGTTCTCCGAGTCCACGGACCGGTGGCTGGTCGCGGTCCGGATGGTGTCCGAAGGTGTCGACGTGCCGCGCCTGGCGGTCGGCGTGTACGCGACGAGCGCGTCCACCCCGCTGTTCTTCGCGCAGGCCATCGGGCGGTTCGTGCGGGCGCGGCGCAAGGGCGAGACGGCGAGCGTGTTCCTGCCCAGCGTGCCGGTGCTGCTGGAGCTGGCCAGCGAGCTGGAGGCCCAGCGCGACCACGTGCTCGGCAAGCCGCACCGGGAGAAGGACGGCTGGGACGACGAGCTGCTGGCGCAGGCCAACCGCACCGAGGACGAGCCCGGCGAGGAGGAGAAGGCGTTCACCTCGCTCGGCGCGTCCGCGGAGCTGGATCAGGTGATCTACGACGGCAACTCGTTCGGCACGGCGGTGTTCTCCGGCAGCGAGGAGGAGCAGGAGTACCTCGGACTGCCCGGGTTGCTGGAGCCGGACCAGGTGCGGGCGCTGCTGCGCAAGCGGCAGGAGGAGCAGCTGGCCGACGCCGCCCGGCGGAAGCCGGCGACCGAGCAGGTTCCCGCGCCGGGGCCGAAGCCGCAGTCGGTCAACGAGCGCATCGCCGCCCTGCGCAAGGAGCTGAACACGCTGGTCGGCATGTACCACCACCGCACGCGCAAGCCGCACGGCGCGATCCACAGCGAGCTGCGCCGGGCCTGTGGCGGCCCGCCGACCGCGATGGCGACCATGGAGCAGCTCGAGGAGCGGATCGCGACCCTGCGTTCCTGGTGAGGCCCCGCACCGGCCGGGTTGCGAGCCTCACCGGACGGTCCCGGAAACCAGAACGGGCGCCCGGGAAGTCCCGGGCGCCCGCTGGTCGTCTGTGGTGCCTCAGCCGCGCTGGATCTCCGCAGCGATCTCCTTGAGCTTCGACTCGTACTCGCGGGCGTGGTGGCCGCAGAAGAGCAGCTCGCCACCGCTGGAGAGGATGGCTCGTACCTGTGCTGCGGCGCCGCACCGGTCACAACGGTCGGCTGCGGTCAACTCGGGGCGGGTGAGCGTCGGTGATGTCATTGGAGTCTCCCTCCGTCCCGGCATCGGTCGCCCGATGCCATCGATCCAGCGGCGACCACTTCGGCCCCTGCGGTTGCCCGTCGGCTCCGCGGTGTTCGCTGGCCTCCACTCTTGCAGACGCTGAGCGCCTGGCAAGTGTTCCCGGCTGTGTGGGATGTGTGTCACGCAGAATTACCCCGGATGCCGTAGATCAATCCCGCAGTCCGGGCAGTGCCGCACGCCGGGCACTCGTTTTCCGTGGTCAGCACCGTGCGGTGCAGCAGGGACCGGCGGGCCGGAACCGGTGTCAAGTGGCCACGCGGGCGGGCTTGTTCGTTCTCAGCAGAATTTTTCGCGCCGGTCCGAGGCGGGATCGTGATCAGTCCGTGCGCGAGACCATCCCCCGCCCGGGGCAGTGGTGGGACACTGCGGGCATGACGACAGTGGCGGCCGGGGCCGGCGGCGGCAGCCCGCGGCGGTTCCGGGCGGTGTCCCATCTGCGGCACGTCGGTGCGCCTCTCTTTGGCAGTGACGTGCGTCTCACCTTGACCTCCGGCCGGATCCCGTCCGCGCCGGACGGCGCGGTGGGCGCACCCGGCCGGCTCCCCGCCGCCCGCCGGTGGCGGTGCTAGTGGCACTGCTGGACGAGGTGCGCTGGCTCCCGGGCGCCGCACGCCTGATCGACCTCGCGCGCGCCGGGACGGCGCAGTGGAAGAGCGAATCGACCGCTCTCGTGACGCTGGTGTCGGTGCGTGCGCACGGCGTCACGGCGCCCGCCCAGGACGACGCCGCGGTGGCGGCGAGGTCGCCGGAGACGGTCGCGGACGCGGTCGCCAGGCTGTCCGAGGGGCGGCTGACGGCGGTGGCCGCCGACGGCGCGTGGACGGCCGCCGCACTCGAGGCGATCCTGTCCGGGGTGCCCGAGCTGGACGCGGCGGTGGTGGCCGTCGTGGACACCGCGGACCTGGGCGCGCCCGACACCCCGGACCGCGCCCTGCGCGACTACCTCGACGGCGGCCTGCCCCCGTTCTGGAGTTTCCCTTGCCGGGCCCGGAAATTCGTGTTCCTCGCCGGAACGATCACCGGTCCCGGTGGGACACTTCTGGCCATTGTGGACACCGAGCGCGGGGTTGGCCGCGACGGCGTGCACCTGCAACTCCTGGACCGGGTCGTGGCCGCGTTGCGCGGGCTGCTGCTGGTGGTCCCGGCCGGGGACGCGGCCGCGGCCCGGGCGCTGGTGGCCAGGGCCGGGTTCAGCGCCTGACCGCGAGCCGGGAATGCCGGCGGCCATAGGCGAAGTAGATGACCAGGCCGATCACAAGCCAGACGGCGAACCGGATCCAGGTCATGACGCTGAGGTTCAGCATCAGGTAAAGGCACGCCAGCGCGGCGACGACCGGCAGCACCGGGGACAGCGGAACCGTGAACGGCCGGGTGAGGTCCGGTCGCTTGCGGCGCAGCACGGGCACCGCGATCGCGACGATCACCATCGCGGACAGCGCGCCGATGCTGACCATGTCGGACAGCTCGGTGATCGGCACGAACGCCGCGAGCACGGCGATCAGCACCGCGCCGCCGATCGTCATCCGGTGCGGGGTGCCCCAGCGCGGATGCGTGGTGCCGATCGGCTTCGGCAGCAGCCCGTCCCGGCCCATCGCGAAGCCGATGCGGCCGATGGTGACCAGCTCGACCATCATCACCGAGGTCAGGCCGGTGATCGCGCCGAGCGAGATGAGGGCGCTGATCCAGTGCTGGCCGACCGAGTCGAACGCGGCGGCGAGCGGGGCGCCGGTGTCGATGTCGGTGAACGGCACCATCCCCGTCAGCACCAGCGAAACACCGATGTAGAGCAGCGCGCACAAGCCGAGCGCGCCCAGGATGCCGACGCGCAGGTCCTTGCGCGGGTTGCGGGTCTCCTCGCCGAGGTTGGCCAGCGCCTCGAACCCGGTGTAGGCGAAGAACACGATCGCCGCGGCGGACAGCACACCGCCGATGCCGTAGATGGACTGTTCGAGCCCGAGCCCGGCCTGCACCACCGGCTGGTGCAGCACGTTCGACTCGCCACCGCTGGACTGGACCGGCGGGACGAACGGGGTCAGGTTGGCCCCCTTGATGAAGAACACCCCGACGGCGACGATCAGGACGCACACCGCGACCTTGACCAGCACCAGCAGGTTCGTCACCCGGGCCGACTCGCGGATGCCGAGGACGGCGACGACGGTGAGGACCGCGATGATCACCACGGCACCGACGTTCACGGTCGCTTTTTCGCCGAACCAGTCCTGTGGCAGGCCGAGCAGGTTCGCCAGGTATCCCGACCAGCTGCGGGACACCACGGCCGCGCCCAGGGCGAACTCGAGGAGCAGGTCCCAGCCGATGATCCAGGCGAACACCTCGCCCAGGGTCGCGAAGGCGTAGGTGTAAGCGCTGCCCGCGGTCGGCACGCAGGACGCCAGCTCCGCGTAGCAGAGGGCGGCGAGCCCGGCGACCACGGCGCCGATCACGAACGACAGGGTCACGGCCGGGTCCGGCGTGCGTCTTGGCCTCCACCCCGGCGAGCGTGAAGATCCCGGTGCCGATGATGATGCCGACTCCGAAGCCCACCAGATCACGGGCGCGCAGACGGCGCTTCAGTTCACCGGACTCCTGCCGGGCGAGGATGTCGTTGACGTCGAGCGTTCGGGTGATGCCCATGCGGGAACGTTAGAAGATCACCGCGCGGGCCGCAGCACTGCGTTCCGCAGCTGTGCGGTGCGTGCCCTGGGGATCGCCGCGCCCACGTGCACGAGAAAGAGCCCGGGCCGCCGTGGTGGCGGCCCGGGCTCTGCCGGCTCGTCTCAGTCCAGGTAGTCCCGCAGGACCTGCGACCGCGAGGGGTGGCGCAGCTTGGACATGGTCTTCGATTCGATCTGACGGATGCGCTCGCGCGTCACGCCGTAGACCTGGCCGA
The sequence above is a segment of the Amycolatopsis viridis genome. Coding sequences within it:
- a CDS encoding DUF3039 domain-containing protein — encoded protein: MSTSTLPEVDTRPESTEETDSDQPKVFHYVRKDKIAESAVMGTHVVALCGEVFPVTRSPKPGSPVCPACKEIYEGLRPGPEGDD
- a CDS encoding DEAD/DEAH box helicase, which produces MSDTAQGNRTDQGFAAPEPQHDSTARPLRAWQRRALTKYLSTKPQDFLAVATPGAGKTVFGLRIAAELLSDRTVEAVTIVTPTEHLKHQWAASAAMAGIPIDSNYRNGQGAVAADYRGVALTYAQVAAHPTLHRVRTEGRKTLVILDEIHHGGDAKSWGDAIREAFTPAVRRVALTGTPFRSDDSPIPFVTYEPDADGSLRSKADHSYGYADALADGVVRPVVFLAYSGEASWRTSAGEEFTARLGEPLTAEQTARAWRTALDPGGEWIPSVLQAADTRLQQLRSGGIPDAGGLVIATDQESARAYAKILARITGEAPTVVLSDDPKATARISEFSESTDRWLVAVRMVSEGVDVPRLAVGVYATSASTPLFFAQAIGRFVRARRKGETASVFLPSVPVLLELASELEAQRDHVLGKPHREKDGWDDELLAQANRTEDEPGEEEKAFTSLGASAELDQVIYDGNSFGTAVFSGSEEEQEYLGLPGLLEPDQVRALLRKRQEEQLADAARRKPATEQVPAPGPKPQSVNERIAALRKELNTLVGMYHHRTRKPHGAIHSELRRACGGPPTAMATMEQLEERIATLRSW
- a CDS encoding YihY/virulence factor BrkB family protein; the encoded protein is MSAPSDETPGGTARRKGPVRLLSRTLNKAWDSNIFSESAEAAFWQTLSLPPLLLGLLGSLGFMGDWFGPGFVRTVHDRIITFADKIFSGNVVNQIISPTVDDILTIGKGEIVSVGFLISLWAGSSAMSSFVDAITVAHDQYGVRNEVWQRIYALLLYLASLVLLVVGLPIIAIGPDVLIDFLPDSWAPTITTWISWLYYPVIGLLLVLAVATLYKLALPRRLPWHRGLPGAVLAMVIFLLASIGLRIYLSWITSTGYTYGALATPIAFLLFTYFIGMAIVSGAYFNAAIQELWPAKMTRRQRRKWRRLEMERAQDRLRGDSPSLWERTAQPLRRPRKHEEAPARDPLADQPSQSSPSGPGRNPS
- a CDS encoding DUF6885 family protein, coding for MAVLVALLDEVRWLPGAARLIDLARAGTAQWKSESTALVTLVSVRAHGVTAPAQDDAAVAARSPETVADAVARLSEGRLTAVAADGAWTAAALEAILSGVPELDAAVVAVVDTADLGAPDTPDRALRDYLDGGLPPFWSFPCRARKFVFLAGTITGPGGTLLAIVDTERGVGRDGVHLQLLDRVVAALRGLLLVVPAGDAAAARALVARAGFSA
- a CDS encoding DUF7455 domain-containing protein — its product is MTSPTLTRPELTAADRCDRCGAAAQVRAILSSGGELLFCGHHAREYESKLKEIAAEIQRG